One region of Camelina sativa cultivar DH55 chromosome 6, Cs, whole genome shotgun sequence genomic DNA includes:
- the LOC104790816 gene encoding putative respiratory burst oxidase homolog protein J isoform X2 encodes MKNNRKAGTEDSTKWMLESVEIDPSGAGSVKQPENITNNNNPESSTGSGNGGGILRNMSKNLGVGSMIRSMSVSKWRKSGNLGSPSRRKSGNLGPPLPVAQEKRPGPQRVERTTSSAARGLQSLRFLDRTVTGRELDSWRSIENRFNQFAVDGRLPKEKFGVCIGMGDSLEFAAKVYEALGRRRQINTENGVDKEQLKHFWEDMIKKDLDCRLQIFFDMCDKDGDGSRSLQKCLPISQTLTRIGNLKKNAASYASLIMEELDPDQNGYIEMWQLEVLLTGMVSNAYSKKIVRNSQQLTRAMIPKRYRTSTSKYVSVTAELMYENWKKIWVVTLWFAVNIFLFVWKYNEFTTSPLYNITGRCVCAAKGTAEILKLNMALILVPVLRRTLTFLRSTFLSHLIPFDDNINFHKLVALAIAVISLLHTALHLLCNYPRLSTCPHDLYSNYAGNLLGVKQPTYFGLMLTSVSVTGVLMIVIMGISFTLAMHYFRRNIVKLRKPFNRLAGFNSFWYAHHLLVIAYALLIIHGYILIIEKPWYQKTTWMYVAVPMVLYAGERLFSRVQEHNHRVHIIKAIVYSGNVLALYMTKPQGFKYKSGMYMFVKCPDISKFEWHPFSVTSAPGDEYLSVHIRALGDWTSELRNRFAETCEPHQSSKPSPNNLIRMETRARGANPLIKESQVLFPRIFIKGPYGAPAQNYQKYDILLLIGLGIGATPFISILKDMLNNLKPGIPKPGQKHEGSVGGESVGGGSVGGGSVSGGKKFPQRAYFYWVTREQASFEWFKGVMDDIAVYDKTNVIEMHNYLTSMYEAGDARSALIAMVQKLQHAKNGVDIVSESRIRTHFARPNWRKVFSELSSKHETSRIGVFYCGSPTLVRPLNSLCQEFSLESPTRFTFHKENF; translated from the exons ATGAAAAACAACAGAAAGGCTGGGACCGAGGACTCCACGAAATGGATGTTAGAGAGCGTCGAGATAGATCCAAGTGGTGCGGGTTCGGTGAAACAACCGGAaaacataaccaataacaatAATCCCGAGAGTAGTACCGGTAGTGGTAATGGTGGTGGGATCTTGAGGAATATGTCTAAGAATCTCGGGGTGGGATCAATGATCAGATCTATGAGCGTGTCGAAATGGAGAAAGAGCGGGAACCTCGGATCCCCGAGCAGGAGAAAGAGTGGAAACTTGGGGCCTCCGCTACCTGTGGCCCAAGAAAAAAGACCAGGGCCACAAAGAGTTGAGAGGACTACATCTAGCGCGGCTAGGGGACTACAAAGTCTCCGGTTCCTTGATAGGACGGTCACTGGACGGGAACTAGATTCATGGAGATCGATCGAGAACCGGTTTAATCAATTCGCCGTTGACGGGCGGCTTCCCAAGGAAAAGTTCGGCGTTTGCATTG GAATGGGAGATTCATTGGAGTTTGCGGCAAAAGTATACGAAGCATTGGGTAGGAGAAGACAAATAAACACAGAAAATGGGGTTGACAAGGAACAACTCAAGCATTTTTGGGAAGACATGATCAAGAAAGATCTCGACTGTCGCCTCCAGATCTTCTTCGACAT GTGTGACAAGGACGGAGACGGNtcaagatctctccaaaaatgccttccaatctcacaaactctcacaagaat CGGGAATCTTAAGAAGAATGCAGCGTCTTATGCTTCTTTGATCATGGAAGAACTTGACCCGGACCAAAACGGTTACATTGAG ATGTGGCAACTCGAGGTGCTATTAACAGGAATGGTATCAAACGCTTACTCAAAAAAGATAGTGAGGAATTCGCAACAGCTAACGCGAGCCATGATCCCAAAACGTTACAGAACATCGACTAGTAAATACGTTTCAGTAACCGCAGAGCTAATGTACGAGAACTGGAAGAAGATATGGGTCGTCACATTGTGGTTCGCAGTTAACATCTTTCTCTTCGTGTGGAAATACAATGAGTTCACTACAAGCCCTCTTTACAACATCACAGGCCGCTGCGTTTGCGCCGCCAAAGGAACGGCCGAAATACTGAAACTAAACATGGCTTTGATCTTGGTCCCTGTTCTAAGAAGAACCCTAACGTTCCTCAGATCAACTTTCTTGAGTCACCTGATCCCATTCGACGATAACATCAACTTCCACAAGCTGGTAGCGTTGGCGATAGCGGTTATTTCCTTGCTCCACACGGCACTACATTTGCTTTGTAATTACCCGAGGCTAAGCACTTGCCCTCATGATTTGTATTCGAACTACGCGGGAAATCTCTTGGGGGTCAAGCAACCTACCTATTTTGGTCTAATGCTGACCTCGGTTTCGGTCACAGGAGTTCTAATGATCGTCATTATGGGTATCTCATTTACGCTTGCTATGCATTACTTCAGAAGGAACATAGTGAAACTGCGTAAACCATTTAACCGTCTAGCTGGATTTAATTCGTTTTGGTATGCTCACCATTTGCTGGTTATTGCTTATGCTCTTCTTATCATCCATGGTTACATTCTTATCATCGAGAAGCCTTGGTACCAAAAGACG ACATGGATGTACGTAGCCGTGCCAATGGTTTTGTACGCGGGCGAGAGGCTTTTCTCGCGAGTTCAAGAACACAACCATCGCGTCCACATTATCAAG GCAATTGTATATTCAGGCAATGTTCTTGCACTCTATATGACAAAACCTCAAGGGTTCAAGTACAAAAGTGGTATGTACATGTTTGTCAAGTGCCCTGATATCTCCAAATTCGAATG GCATCCATTCTCCGTCACTTCTGCACCCGGAGATGAATACTTGAGCGTTCACATAAGAGCATTAGGAGATTGGACCTCTGAACTTAGGAACAGATTTGCAGaa ACATGCGAGCCTCATCAATCATCAAAACCTAGTCCAAATAATCTTATTCGAATGGAAACAAGAGCGAGAGGTGCAAATCCTCTCATTAAAGAATCACAAGTCTT ATTTCCAAGAATTTTTATCAAGGGACCTTATGGGGCTCCGGCACAAAACTATCAGAAGTACgatattcttttgttaatcGGGCTAGGGATCGGGGCAACCCCATTTATAAGTATCCTAAAAGACATGTTGAACAATCTCAAACCTGGAATTCCCAAACCT GGGCAAAAGCATGAAGGAAGTGTAGGAGGTGAAAGCGTAGGAG GAGGTAGTGTAGGAGGAGGTAGTGTAAGTGGAGGTAAGAAGTTTCCACAAAGAGCATATTTTTATTGGGTGACAAGAGAGCAAGCTTCTTTCGAATGGTTCAAGGGAGTTATGGATGATATTGCAGTGTATGACAAAACC AACGTGATAGAGATGCATAACTACTTAACAAGTATGTACGAAGCAGGAGATGCAAGATCTGCTCTAATCGCTATGGTCCAGAAACTTCAACATGCCAAAAACGGTGTTGATATCGTCTCCGAGAGCCGA ATACGAACCCATTTTGCAAGACCTAATTGGAGGAAGGTTTTTTCTGAATTGTCAAGCAAGCATGAAACTTCTCGCATAG GTGTGTTCTATTGTGGAAGTCCCACGCTTGTTCGACCGCTAAATTCACTTTGTCAAGAGTTCAGTCTAGAGTCGCCCACCCGATTTACTTTTCACAAAGAGAATTtctaa
- the LOC104790816 gene encoding putative respiratory burst oxidase homolog protein J isoform X1: MKNNRKAGTEDSTKWMLESVEIDPSGAGSVKQPENITNNNNPESSTGSGNGGGILRNMSKNLGVGSMIRSMSVSKWRKSGNLGSPSRRKSGNLGPPLPVAQEKRPGPQRVERTTSSAARGLQSLRFLDRTVTGRELDSWRSIENRFNQFAVDGRLPKEKFGVCIGMGDSLEFAAKVYEALGRRRQINTENGVDKEQLKHFWEDMIKKDLDCRLQIFFDMCDKDGDGSRSLQKCLPISQTLTRILNLKKNAASYASLIMEELDPDQNGYIEMWQLEVLLTGMVSNAYSKKIVRNSQQLTRAMIPKRYRTSTSKYVSVTAELMYENWKKIWVVTLWFAVNIFLFVWKYNEFTTSPLYNITGRCVCAAKGTAEILKLNMALILVPVLRRTLTFLRSTFLSHLIPFDDNINFHKLVALAIAVISLLHTALHLLCNYPRLSTCPHDLYSNYAGNLLGVKQPTYFGLMLTSVSVTGVLMIVIMGISFTLAMHYFRRNIVKLRKPFNRLAGFNSFWYAHHLLVIAYALLIIHGYILIIEKPWYQKTTWMYVAVPMVLYAGERLFSRVQEHNHRVHIIKAIVYSGNVLALYMTKPQGFKYKSGMYMFVKCPDISKFEWHPFSVTSAPGDEYLSVHIRALGDWTSELRNRFAETCEPHQSSKPSPNNLIRMETRARGANPLIKESQVLFPRIFIKGPYGAPAQNYQKYDILLLIGLGIGATPFISILKDMLNNLKPGIPKPGQKHEGSVGGESVGGASIGGASIGGASVGGGSVGGGSVSGGKKFPQRAYFYWVTREQASFEWFKGVMDDIAVYDKTNVIEMHNYLTSMYEAGDARSALIAMVQKLQHAKNGVDIVSESRIRTHFARPNWRKVFSELSSKHETSRIGVFYCGSPTLVRPLNSLCQEFSLESPTRFTFHKENF; encoded by the exons ATGAAAAACAACAGAAAGGCTGGGACCGAGGACTCCACGAAATGGATGTTAGAGAGCGTCGAGATAGATCCAAGTGGTGCGGGTTCGGTGAAACAACCGGAaaacataaccaataacaatAATCCCGAGAGTAGTACCGGTAGTGGTAATGGTGGTGGGATCTTGAGGAATATGTCTAAGAATCTCGGGGTGGGATCAATGATCAGATCTATGAGCGTGTCGAAATGGAGAAAGAGCGGGAACCTCGGATCCCCGAGCAGGAGAAAGAGTGGAAACTTGGGGCCTCCGCTACCTGTGGCCCAAGAAAAAAGACCAGGGCCACAAAGAGTTGAGAGGACTACATCTAGCGCGGCTAGGGGACTACAAAGTCTCCGGTTCCTTGATAGGACGGTCACTGGACGGGAACTAGATTCATGGAGATCGATCGAGAACCGGTTTAATCAATTCGCCGTTGACGGGCGGCTTCCCAAGGAAAAGTTCGGCGTTTGCATTG GAATGGGAGATTCATTGGAGTTTGCGGCAAAAGTATACGAAGCATTGGGTAGGAGAAGACAAATAAACACAGAAAATGGGGTTGACAAGGAACAACTCAAGCATTTTTGGGAAGACATGATCAAGAAAGATCTCGACTGTCGCCTCCAGATCTTCTTCGACAT GTGTGACAAGGACGGAGACGGNtcaagatctctccaaaaatgccttccaatctcacaaactctcacaagaattct GAATCTTAAGAAGAATGCAGCGTCTTATGCTTCTTTGATCATGGAAGAACTTGACCCGGACCAAAACGGTTACATTGAG ATGTGGCAACTCGAGGTGCTATTAACAGGAATGGTATCAAACGCTTACTCAAAAAAGATAGTGAGGAATTCGCAACAGCTAACGCGAGCCATGATCCCAAAACGTTACAGAACATCGACTAGTAAATACGTTTCAGTAACCGCAGAGCTAATGTACGAGAACTGGAAGAAGATATGGGTCGTCACATTGTGGTTCGCAGTTAACATCTTTCTCTTCGTGTGGAAATACAATGAGTTCACTACAAGCCCTCTTTACAACATCACAGGCCGCTGCGTTTGCGCCGCCAAAGGAACGGCCGAAATACTGAAACTAAACATGGCTTTGATCTTGGTCCCTGTTCTAAGAAGAACCCTAACGTTCCTCAGATCAACTTTCTTGAGTCACCTGATCCCATTCGACGATAACATCAACTTCCACAAGCTGGTAGCGTTGGCGATAGCGGTTATTTCCTTGCTCCACACGGCACTACATTTGCTTTGTAATTACCCGAGGCTAAGCACTTGCCCTCATGATTTGTATTCGAACTACGCGGGAAATCTCTTGGGGGTCAAGCAACCTACCTATTTTGGTCTAATGCTGACCTCGGTTTCGGTCACAGGAGTTCTAATGATCGTCATTATGGGTATCTCATTTACGCTTGCTATGCATTACTTCAGAAGGAACATAGTGAAACTGCGTAAACCATTTAACCGTCTAGCTGGATTTAATTCGTTTTGGTATGCTCACCATTTGCTGGTTATTGCTTATGCTCTTCTTATCATCCATGGTTACATTCTTATCATCGAGAAGCCTTGGTACCAAAAGACG ACATGGATGTACGTAGCCGTGCCAATGGTTTTGTACGCGGGCGAGAGGCTTTTCTCGCGAGTTCAAGAACACAACCATCGCGTCCACATTATCAAG GCAATTGTATATTCAGGCAATGTTCTTGCACTCTATATGACAAAACCTCAAGGGTTCAAGTACAAAAGTGGTATGTACATGTTTGTCAAGTGCCCTGATATCTCCAAATTCGAATG GCATCCATTCTCCGTCACTTCTGCACCCGGAGATGAATACTTGAGCGTTCACATAAGAGCATTAGGAGATTGGACCTCTGAACTTAGGAACAGATTTGCAGaa ACATGCGAGCCTCATCAATCATCAAAACCTAGTCCAAATAATCTTATTCGAATGGAAACAAGAGCGAGAGGTGCAAATCCTCTCATTAAAGAATCACAAGTCTT ATTTCCAAGAATTTTTATCAAGGGACCTTATGGGGCTCCGGCACAAAACTATCAGAAGTACgatattcttttgttaatcGGGCTAGGGATCGGGGCAACCCCATTTATAAGTATCCTAAAAGACATGTTGAACAATCTCAAACCTGGAATTCCCAAACCT GGGCAAAAGCATGAAGGAAGTGTAGGAGGTGAAAGCGTAGGAGGTGCAAGCATAGGAGGTGCAAGCATAGGAGGTGCAAGCGTAGGAGGAGGTAGTGTAGGAGGAGGTAGTGTAAGTGGAGGTAAGAAGTTTCCACAAAGAGCATATTTTTATTGGGTGACAAGAGAGCAAGCTTCTTTCGAATGGTTCAAGGGAGTTATGGATGATATTGCAGTGTATGACAAAACC AACGTGATAGAGATGCATAACTACTTAACAAGTATGTACGAAGCAGGAGATGCAAGATCTGCTCTAATCGCTATGGTCCAGAAACTTCAACATGCCAAAAACGGTGTTGATATCGTCTCCGAGAGCCGA ATACGAACCCATTTTGCAAGACCTAATTGGAGGAAGGTTTTTTCTGAATTGTCAAGCAAGCATGAAACTTCTCGCATAG GTGTGTTCTATTGTGGAAGTCCCACGCTTGTTCGACCGCTAAATTCACTTTGTCAAGAGTTCAGTCTAGAGTCGCCCACCCGATTTACTTTTCACAAAGAGAATTtctaa